The following coding sequences are from one Streptomyces sp. NBC_01294 window:
- a CDS encoding hemolysin family protein, protein MNALQLLFALLLVLANGFFVGAEFALVSVRRSQIEPLAASSKRARQVLHGLENLPRMMAAAQFGITICSLTLGAVAEPTVARLLEPVFHAVHVPQGLIHPLGYAVALAAVIFLHLVIGEMLPKNLAMAAPEKTALWFSPGLVAFARVCGPVTTALGACAKLVLKLFKVEPKDEVEAVYTSAQLGRLLKDSRQAGLLEPVEQERLEDALELGSRPVTDVLLDRDRLVTVGPAVTPRQIEQLTVRTGYSRFPVRADSGAFMGYLHVKDVLDLEDRERAVPQRVWRRMTTLCATVPLDDALGVMRRDATHLAQVADQSGRVLGLVTLEDVLEMLVGEVRDPSHRAYVRGA, encoded by the coding sequence ATGAACGCGCTCCAGCTCCTCTTCGCCCTGCTCCTGGTCCTCGCCAACGGCTTCTTCGTCGGCGCCGAGTTCGCACTCGTCTCCGTACGGCGCAGCCAGATCGAGCCCCTCGCGGCGAGCTCCAAGCGGGCCCGACAGGTGCTCCACGGCCTGGAGAACCTGCCCCGCATGATGGCCGCCGCGCAGTTCGGCATCACCATCTGCTCCCTCACCCTCGGCGCGGTCGCCGAACCCACCGTGGCCCGGCTGCTGGAGCCCGTCTTCCATGCCGTCCACGTACCGCAGGGCCTGATCCACCCCCTCGGCTACGCCGTCGCGCTCGCCGCCGTGATCTTCCTGCACCTGGTCATCGGCGAGATGCTCCCCAAGAACCTCGCGATGGCCGCCCCCGAGAAGACCGCCCTGTGGTTCAGCCCCGGCCTGGTCGCCTTCGCCCGCGTCTGCGGACCGGTCACCACCGCGCTCGGTGCCTGCGCCAAGCTCGTCCTGAAGCTCTTCAAGGTCGAACCCAAGGACGAGGTCGAGGCCGTCTACACCTCCGCCCAGCTGGGCCGGCTCCTCAAGGACTCCCGGCAGGCCGGGCTCCTGGAGCCGGTCGAGCAGGAGCGGCTGGAGGACGCCCTGGAACTGGGCAGCCGCCCCGTCACCGACGTCCTCCTCGACCGGGACCGCCTGGTCACGGTCGGCCCCGCCGTCACCCCGCGCCAGATCGAGCAGCTGACGGTGCGCACCGGATACTCCCGGTTCCCCGTCCGTGCCGACAGCGGCGCCTTCATGGGCTACCTGCACGTCAAGGACGTACTGGACCTGGAGGACCGGGAGCGGGCCGTTCCCCAGCGGGTCTGGCGCCGGATGACCACGCTGTGCGCGACCGTCCCCCTGGACGACGCGCTCGGCGTCATGCGCCGCGACGCCACCCACCTGGCCCAGGTCGCGGACCAGAGCGGCCGGGTCCTCGGCCTGGTCACCCTGGAGGATGTCCTGGAAATGCTGGTCGGCGAAGTCCGCGACCCGTCTCACCGGGCCTACGTCCGGGGCGCGTAG